The Oncorhynchus nerka isolate Pitt River linkage group LG12, Oner_Uvic_2.0, whole genome shotgun sequence genome includes a region encoding these proteins:
- the LOC135574155 gene encoding neuropeptide Y receptor type 2-like, whose product MDYLSPANISQDASLLFSDAGPHGNDLYLGYRDYDPGIDDPTTEDSSPLPPLPPLYADTPLLDLGDLGGYGPGVGGYGDSSLAGLGDSTKLVGVQVVLILAYSTIILLGVVGNSLVIYVVYRFKTLRTVTNFFIANLAVADLLVNTLCLPFTLVYTLLGEWKFGQLLCFLLPYAQGLAVHVSTVTLNVIALDRHRCIVYHLETRMRKDVCFGVIAATWVLSAVLASPLAIFREYGTFNLAPGQFIQVCTEKWPGSSTDGTVYSISMLLLQYVLPLAVISFAYARIWSKLRSHMSPAGRNDRHRRRRKTTKMLVTVVVVFAVSWLPFHAFQLATDIDSSVLDMRDFRLLYTLFHVVAMCSTFANPLLYGWMNSNYRTAFTTVFRCEQRMDSVHPKGGRDGGGGGGRDGGGKEGEGVGKAGGEEEGLKEGGGRGGRGGGGGGGGGGKMDLEAQDVVTNHLNATDL is encoded by the exons ATGGATTACCTCTCTCCAGCCAACATCTCCCAAGATGCATCCCTTCTCTTTTCCGACGCCGGTCCCCACGGCAACGACCTTTACCTCGGTTACCGTGACTACGACCCCGGCATTGACGACCCCACCACGGAAGATTCGTCGCCCCTCCCGCCCCTCCCGCCCCTCTACGCAGACACCCCCCTCCTGGATTTGGGAGACTTGGGGGGTTACGGTCCCGGGGTGGGGGGGTATGGGGACAGCTCTCTGGCAGGACTGGGAGACAGTACTAAGCTAGTAGGGGTCCAGGTGGTTTTAATCCTGGCCTACAGTACCATTATACTACTTGGAGTAGTGGGGAACTCTCTGGTCATATACGTGGTGTATCGCTTCAAGACGCTGAGGACGGTGACTAACTTCTTCATAGCTAACCTCGCTGTCG ctgaccTCCTGGTGAATACATTGTGTCTCCCCTTCACGTTGGTCTATACTCTGCTCGGGGAGTGGAAATTTGGCCAGCTGCTTTGTTTCCTGCTTCCCTATGCACAGGGATTGGCTGTCCACGTATCCACGGTGACGCTCAACGTCATAGCCCTCGATAGACACAG gtGTATAGTGTACCACCTGGAGACCAGGATGAGAAAGGATGTGTGTTTCGGGGTGATTGCCGCCACGTGGGTACTGAGTGCGGTGCTGGCCAGTCCACTAGCTATCTTCAGAGAGTATGGGACCTTCAATCTGGCTCCAGGACAGTTTATACAG gtGTGTACAGAGAAGTGGCCGGGCAGCTCGACAGACGGGACAGTCTATTCAATCTCCATGCTCCTCCTCCAGTACGTTCTCCCTCTAGCCGTCATCTCCTTCGCCTACGCTCGTATCTGGTCCAAACTCCGTTCCCACATGTCCCCCGCCGGCCGCAACGACCGCCACCGCCGCCGCCGCAAAACCACCAAGATGCTGGTGACCGTGGTCGTGGTGTTCGCCGTCAGCTGGCTGCCGTTCCACGCTTTTCAATTGGCCACGGATATCGACAGCTCCGTCTTGGACATGAGGGATTTTAGACTGCTGTACACGCTGTTCCACGTGGTGGCCATGTGCTCAACGTTCGCCAACCCTCTGCTCTACGGGTGGATGAACAGCAACTATCGCACCGCGTTCACGACCGTGTTCCGCTGTGAGCAGAGAATGGATAGTGTGCATccgaagggaggaagagatggaggaggaggaggaggaagagatggaggagggaaggaaggagagggggtagggaaGGCAGGAGGTGAAGAAGAAGGAttgaaagagggaggaggaagaggaggaagaggaggaggaggaggaggaggaggaggagggaagatggACCTAGAGGCCCAGGATGTTGTGACGAACCATCTCAATGCTACAGACCTCTGA